A single window of Archangium gephyra DNA harbors:
- a CDS encoding glycoside hydrolase family 15 protein yields MPYLPVEDYGIIGDLHTVALCGINGSIDWLCFPSFDAPSVFGALLDDARGGRFQIAPTDQSCTFKQLYLPDTNILVTRFLSEDGVGEITDFMPVDDETGAGPFRHRLMRSIKVIRGAMRFRVVCRPRFDYGRATHESFRVPDGVEFHGPSLRLRLRSSAPLRLEGGDALAEVVLTQGEHHHFVLEAAGAPEAHAGRGLAAEVQEEFLRTVQFWRGWLSQSSYRGRWREMVHRSALVLKLLTYAPSGALLAAPTTSIPEAIGGRRNWDYRYTWLRDASLTLHALMRIGFARESKRFIEWLGARCSELAPDGSLQIMYGIRGEHHLAEQELPHLEGYRGSAPVRIGNEAAHQLQLDIYGALMDALHLYDRDGEPISHEMWSNVRRMLGWLTRHWRLPDEGIWEVRGGQRHFVFSKMMCWVAFDRGIRIAQARGLPADAEWAVQRDAIYDEVMREGWHPGRRAFVQAYGSEHLDASVLLMPLVRFIGPTDPRMMATLDRILEELVSDSLVYRYLPELTPDGVGGAEGTFSMCTFWLVEGLTGAGRLEEARVIFEKMLTYANHLGLYGEQIGLSGEALGNFPQAFTHLGLISAAARLDAALGGG; encoded by the coding sequence ATGCCCTACCTACCCGTCGAGGATTACGGAATCATCGGGGACCTGCACACGGTGGCCCTATGCGGCATCAACGGCTCCATCGACTGGCTGTGCTTCCCGAGCTTCGATGCACCCAGCGTCTTCGGTGCGCTCCTGGATGATGCGCGCGGGGGACGCTTTCAAATCGCCCCCACCGACCAGAGCTGCACCTTCAAGCAGCTCTACCTTCCGGACACCAACATCCTGGTGACGCGCTTCCTCTCCGAGGACGGGGTTGGAGAGATCACCGACTTCATGCCCGTGGACGACGAGACGGGCGCGGGCCCCTTCCGGCACCGGCTGATGCGCTCCATCAAGGTCATCCGGGGCGCCATGCGCTTCCGCGTGGTGTGCCGGCCGCGGTTCGACTACGGGCGCGCCACCCACGAGTCGTTCCGCGTGCCGGACGGCGTGGAGTTCCATGGCCCTTCCCTGCGCCTGCGCCTGCGCTCCTCCGCCCCGCTGCGGCTGGAAGGCGGAGATGCCCTCGCGGAGGTGGTGCTCACCCAGGGAGAACACCACCACTTCGTGCTCGAGGCGGCGGGAGCCCCGGAGGCACATGCCGGACGAGGGCTCGCCGCCGAGGTACAGGAGGAGTTCCTGCGGACGGTGCAGTTCTGGCGCGGCTGGCTGAGCCAGTCCTCGTACCGGGGCCGCTGGCGGGAGATGGTCCACCGCTCGGCCCTCGTCCTCAAGCTGCTGACGTACGCGCCGAGCGGGGCGCTGCTCGCGGCGCCCACCACCAGCATCCCCGAGGCCATTGGCGGGCGGCGCAACTGGGACTACCGCTACACCTGGCTGCGCGACGCGAGCCTCACCCTGCATGCGCTGATGCGCATCGGCTTCGCCCGGGAGTCCAAGCGCTTCATCGAATGGCTGGGCGCCCGGTGCTCGGAGCTCGCCCCGGACGGCTCGCTGCAGATCATGTACGGCATCCGCGGCGAGCACCATCTGGCGGAGCAGGAATTGCCGCACCTGGAGGGCTACCGCGGCTCGGCGCCGGTGCGCATCGGCAACGAGGCCGCCCACCAGCTGCAGCTGGACATCTACGGCGCGCTGATGGACGCGCTGCACCTCTACGACCGGGACGGGGAGCCCATCTCCCACGAGATGTGGAGCAACGTGCGGCGGATGCTCGGGTGGCTCACGCGGCACTGGCGCCTGCCGGACGAGGGCATCTGGGAGGTGCGCGGCGGGCAGCGCCACTTCGTGTTCTCCAAGATGATGTGCTGGGTGGCCTTCGACCGGGGCATCCGCATCGCCCAGGCCCGGGGCCTGCCCGCGGACGCCGAATGGGCGGTCCAGCGCGATGCCATCTACGACGAGGTGATGCGCGAGGGCTGGCATCCGGGGCGGCGGGCGTTCGTGCAGGCCTACGGCTCGGAGCACCTGGATGCGTCGGTGCTGCTCATGCCGCTGGTGCGCTTCATCGGTCCCACGGACCCGCGCATGATGGCCACGCTGGACCGCATCCTCGAGGAGCTCGTCTCCGACAGTCTGGTGTACCGCTACCTGCCGGAGCTCACCCCGGATGGCGTGGGCGGAGCGGAAGGCACCTTCAGCATGTGCACCTTCTGGCTGGTGGAGGGACTCACCGGGGCCGGACGGCTGGAGGAGGCGCGCGTCATCTTCGAGAAGATGCTCACCTACGCCAACCACCTGGGGCTGTACGGGGAGCAGATTGGCCTGTCCGGCGAGGCGCTCGGCAACTTCCCCCAGGCCTTCACCCACCTGGGCCTCATCAGCGCCGCGGCCCGGCTGGATGCCGCGTTGGGCGGTGGCTGA
- a CDS encoding cytochrome P450: MSQRLNLLSPEFRENPYPFYARLRGESPVCQVDPHGFWAVSRNEDIVTVFKDPELFSSSEMKIATQPPWLGRRNPVSEALNLAAPPQHARLRGLVSRAFTQSMVSRMEPFAREVTSRLVDGLPRGEPVDFLSGFALGLPANIMALMMGVDPSLQKEFKRWSDDISGVVVVAPDDVVRQAEVRKTLDDMEAYILALIDRRRANPGTEDLVTDLLRVQENGERLTDAEVVSFLVLLLVAGLETTTYLLSHMALILARNPEWFERLRGNEALIKAFIEEVLRYEPPNHAQIRVTTRETTLGGVKLPAGAMVLLLLASGLRDEKSFPDAERFNPERGVQANLAFGHGIHFCLGAPLARMEARVALGALLASFSRFELATDRVRWIQSLFFRAPESLPLRFIPL, encoded by the coding sequence ATGAGCCAACGGCTGAACCTGCTGTCCCCCGAGTTTCGCGAGAACCCCTATCCCTTCTATGCGCGGCTGCGCGGGGAGTCCCCGGTGTGTCAGGTGGATCCCCACGGGTTCTGGGCGGTCTCCCGGAACGAGGACATCGTCACGGTGTTCAAGGATCCGGAGCTGTTCTCGTCCTCGGAGATGAAGATCGCCACCCAACCGCCCTGGCTGGGACGGCGCAACCCGGTCTCGGAGGCGTTGAACCTCGCGGCGCCGCCACAGCATGCCCGGCTGCGTGGCCTCGTCAGCCGCGCCTTCACCCAGTCCATGGTGAGCCGCATGGAGCCGTTCGCGCGCGAGGTCACCTCGCGGCTCGTGGACGGGCTGCCGCGGGGGGAGCCGGTGGATTTCCTCTCCGGGTTCGCCCTGGGCCTGCCCGCCAACATCATGGCCCTGATGATGGGCGTGGACCCCTCGCTGCAGAAGGAGTTCAAGCGCTGGTCGGATGACATCAGCGGCGTGGTGGTGGTGGCTCCGGACGATGTGGTGCGTCAGGCCGAGGTGCGCAAGACCCTGGACGACATGGAGGCGTACATCCTGGCGCTGATCGATCGGCGCCGGGCCAATCCGGGCACGGAGGACCTGGTGACGGACCTCCTCCGGGTGCAGGAGAACGGGGAGCGCCTGACGGACGCGGAGGTCGTCTCCTTCCTCGTGCTGCTGCTGGTGGCGGGCCTGGAGACGACGACGTACCTGCTGAGCCACATGGCGTTGATCCTCGCGCGCAACCCGGAGTGGTTCGAGCGGCTGCGCGGCAACGAGGCGCTCATCAAAGCGTTCATCGAGGAGGTGCTGCGCTACGAGCCGCCGAACCACGCCCAGATACGGGTGACCACCCGGGAGACGACGCTGGGCGGGGTGAAGCTGCCCGCCGGGGCGATGGTGCTGCTGCTGCTGGCCTCGGGGCTGCGGGACGAGAAGTCCTTCCCGGATGCGGAGCGGTTCAATCCGGAGCGGGGTGTCCAGGCCAACCTGGCCTTCGGCCACGGCATCCACTTCTGCCTGGGTGCCCCCCTGGCCCGCATGGAGGCCCGCGTGGCGCTGGGGGCGCTCCTGGCCTCGTTCAGCCGGTTCGAGCTGGCCACCGACCGGGTGCGGTGGATTCAATCCCTGTTCTTCCGCGCGCCCGAGTCCCTTCCCCTGCGCTTCATTCCCCTCTAG